A stretch of the Terriglobia bacterium genome encodes the following:
- a CDS encoding glycosyltransferase family 2 protein, with the protein MTAERAGRPHLTVVIPAYNEERRIAGTLARIAAYVEKAGLTEEILVVDDGSSDATAGIASDVLRGRRGRVLRSDENRGKGHAVRRGVVEAAGRWVLLTDADLSAPIEEHATLADAVRERDLDVAIGSRALSGSRVEVRQSAVRQAMGRTFNRIIRLMTGLPYRDTQCGFKLLDRDRVRPLFEKMVVDRFAFDVEFLYLCKRFGLKVREVPVVWRNSPGSKVSLLGDPINMIFDVARVRWRFRRGLYNPEVPAEGRGGGGGEA; encoded by the coding sequence GTGACCGCAGAGCGCGCAGGCCGGCCCCACCTGACCGTCGTGATCCCTGCGTACAATGAGGAGCGTCGCATCGCGGGAACGCTGGCGAGGATCGCCGCCTACGTGGAGAAGGCGGGGCTGACCGAGGAAATCCTCGTGGTGGACGACGGCTCGTCGGACGCCACCGCGGGCATCGCCTCGGATGTCCTGAGGGGACGCCGGGGCCGGGTCCTGAGGAGCGACGAGAACCGCGGGAAAGGGCATGCCGTGCGGCGCGGTGTCGTCGAGGCCGCGGGCCGCTGGGTCCTGCTCACCGACGCCGACCTCTCGGCCCCCATAGAGGAGCACGCGACCCTGGCCGACGCTGTGCGGGAGCGCGACCTCGACGTCGCGATCGGTTCGCGCGCCCTCTCGGGCTCGCGCGTCGAAGTTCGCCAGAGCGCGGTGCGGCAGGCCATGGGGAGGACCTTCAACCGGATCATCCGTCTGATGACGGGCCTCCCGTATCGCGACACGCAGTGCGGATTCAAGCTCCTGGACCGCGACCGGGTCCGCCCGCTCTTCGAGAAGATGGTGGTCGATCGGTTCGCGTTCGATGTGGAGTTCCTCTACCTGTGCAAGCGGTTCGGCCTCAAGGTGCGGGAGGTTCCGGTGGTCTGGCGGAATTCCCCGGGCTCGAAGGTGAGCCTCCTCGGCGACCCGATCAACATGATCTTCGATGTGGCCCGGGTGCGTTGGCGGTTCCGGAGAGGGCTGTACAACCCGGAGGTCCCGGCTGAGGGGCGCGGTGGAGGCGGAGGCGAGGCGTGA
- the mfd gene encoding transcription-repair coupling factor: MSAGLFLFAPILDAPFLRELERRLEEGRGGVALEGLVEGARALVLTLIAERTRRRILLVVPDDTALESWHRDLAAFASIVGRDPRRIAVLPAMDADPYNGIPAHPEIIHERVVALRRLARGDADLVLCPARGLLARLPSPEELASRTRVVRKGDSLPPDRFVLDAMASGYRRVDTVSAPGEVSRRGGIVDIFPTGADEPIRIELFGDAVDSLRSFDTDHQRSTGLVEEALIAPAAESAAGDDALERLARYLEDGTARARREDGPVREFRERLDALRAEGCLPGLEALASLTAARPVLLFEHATGMLLAVDEPARVEEELARAGHDARSAYEQSGDRILPPPDRLYARPVEVRDRLRSAELFFHELAGEPPPGVSVSLTAASRPAPSYSGRVADLARSVGAERGAGTRTLCVMRAPGSAGRLAEILTEYGHAPALLSAADRLEPDSGEPGGLYVLTGGLRTGFELPEQKIVVLSEREVFGDEPRAPERKGRGRAAFLSDFRDLKVGSLVVHVDHGIARYAGLGRPKGGSLNRDFMLLEFAAGDRLFVPTDRLDLVQKYSGVAGHRPHLDRLGGPGWDRIKSRVRKSVVSMAKDLLDLYAKRRTAEGNAFSSDTPWQAELEAAFPYELTPDQERAIRDVKQDMESPRPMDRLLVGDVGFGKTEIAVRAAFKAVLDGFQVAVLAPTTVLAAQHFGTFRDRFAPFPLRVEMVSRFRSPAEVKEVLLMVERGEVDVLIGTHRMLSRDVRFRKLGLLVVDEEQRFGVAHKERVKSLALGIDVLAMTATPIPRTLQMSLAGVRDLSVIETPPPGRSAIQTYLVPFRKSVIAQAIRQELRRNGQVFVVHDRVETLPAMARAVREMAPEARLVVAHGQMAERELERAMLRFVSREADILVTTTIIENGLDIPSANTIVVNRADRFGLAQLYQLRGRVGRSEHHAYAYFIIPGRHALSDTARKRLKALQEFSELGAGFRLAAADLEIRGAGEFLGSRQHGHIAALGFDLYAQLLEGAVRELRGERIEERVPASLHLGVDIKVPESYMPDVGDRLVLYKRLASARDGAEVDRLQADIEDRYGHLPPPAVNLFDLGRLRLAAEAAGVRSVDVADGRLQIRLREKATLEPRRIVEMLARERGMLTPSGIMVLPAPERAGERIRTVREVLERLAGETAA, from the coding sequence ATGAGCGCCGGTCTCTTCCTCTTCGCGCCGATCCTCGACGCGCCGTTCCTACGCGAGCTCGAACGCCGCCTTGAGGAAGGCAGAGGCGGCGTGGCTCTCGAGGGGCTGGTGGAGGGCGCCAGAGCCCTCGTCCTGACGCTCATCGCTGAGCGGACCCGGCGCCGGATCCTGCTCGTCGTCCCCGACGATACCGCGCTGGAATCCTGGCACCGCGACCTCGCCGCGTTCGCCTCCATCGTGGGACGCGACCCTCGCCGCATCGCCGTCCTCCCGGCGATGGACGCCGATCCTTACAACGGCATCCCGGCGCATCCCGAGATCATCCATGAGCGCGTCGTCGCGCTCCGGCGGCTCGCGCGCGGCGACGCGGACCTCGTACTCTGCCCCGCTCGCGGGCTCCTCGCGCGACTTCCGTCGCCCGAGGAGCTGGCGTCCCGGACCCGCGTGGTACGGAAAGGAGATAGCCTCCCTCCCGACCGTTTTGTCCTCGACGCGATGGCGTCGGGCTACCGCCGCGTGGACACCGTGAGCGCCCCCGGAGAGGTTTCGCGACGGGGCGGGATCGTGGACATCTTCCCGACTGGAGCCGACGAGCCGATCCGGATCGAGCTGTTCGGCGACGCGGTAGACTCGCTCCGTTCGTTCGACACGGACCACCAGAGGTCCACGGGCCTCGTCGAGGAGGCGTTGATCGCTCCGGCGGCGGAGAGCGCCGCGGGCGACGACGCCCTGGAGCGCCTCGCCCGCTACCTCGAGGACGGGACGGCGAGGGCGAGAAGGGAGGACGGCCCGGTCCGGGAGTTTCGCGAGCGCCTGGACGCGCTGCGGGCCGAGGGATGCCTGCCCGGCCTCGAGGCGCTGGCGTCGCTCACCGCCGCGCGGCCGGTCCTCCTCTTCGAGCACGCCACCGGGATGCTCCTCGCGGTAGACGAGCCCGCGCGAGTCGAGGAGGAGCTGGCGCGGGCGGGCCACGACGCCCGCTCGGCCTACGAGCAGAGCGGGGACCGGATCCTGCCGCCCCCGGACCGGCTCTACGCCCGCCCGGTGGAAGTGCGCGATCGCCTGCGCTCGGCGGAGCTGTTCTTCCACGAGCTCGCCGGGGAGCCGCCGCCGGGCGTCTCGGTCTCGCTGACCGCAGCGTCGCGCCCGGCGCCGAGCTACTCCGGCCGGGTCGCCGACCTGGCCCGGAGCGTCGGCGCGGAGCGGGGGGCCGGCACGAGGACCCTCTGCGTCATGCGAGCGCCGGGAAGCGCCGGGCGCCTCGCCGAGATCCTGACCGAATACGGGCACGCCCCGGCGCTCCTGTCCGCGGCGGACCGGCTCGAGCCGGATTCGGGGGAACCGGGCGGGCTCTACGTCCTGACTGGCGGTCTGAGGACGGGTTTTGAGCTCCCGGAGCAGAAGATCGTCGTCCTGTCGGAGCGCGAGGTCTTCGGCGACGAGCCGAGGGCCCCCGAGCGGAAGGGCCGGGGACGCGCCGCGTTCCTCTCGGATTTCCGCGATCTCAAGGTCGGGAGCCTCGTGGTCCACGTGGACCACGGAATTGCCCGGTACGCCGGGTTGGGCCGGCCGAAAGGCGGAAGCCTGAACAGGGACTTCATGCTGCTCGAGTTCGCGGCGGGCGACCGGCTCTTCGTCCCGACCGACCGCCTCGACCTCGTCCAGAAGTACAGCGGCGTCGCCGGGCACCGCCCGCATCTGGACCGCCTCGGGGGACCCGGCTGGGACCGGATCAAGTCCCGCGTGAGGAAGTCGGTCGTGTCGATGGCGAAGGACTTGCTCGATCTCTACGCGAAGCGCAGGACCGCGGAGGGGAACGCGTTCTCCTCGGACACGCCCTGGCAAGCGGAGCTGGAGGCGGCGTTTCCGTATGAGCTGACCCCGGACCAGGAGCGCGCGATCCGGGACGTGAAGCAGGACATGGAGTCGCCGCGGCCGATGGATCGGCTGTTGGTAGGAGACGTGGGTTTCGGCAAGACCGAGATCGCGGTGCGCGCGGCCTTCAAGGCGGTGCTCGACGGATTCCAAGTCGCGGTTCTGGCCCCGACCACCGTGCTGGCGGCGCAGCACTTCGGCACGTTCCGGGACCGGTTCGCGCCGTTTCCGCTCCGCGTCGAGATGGTCTCGCGCTTCCGCTCCCCAGCGGAGGTCAAGGAGGTGCTCCTCATGGTCGAGCGGGGAGAGGTGGACGTCCTGATCGGGACGCACCGCATGCTCTCCCGCGACGTGCGCTTTCGCAAGCTCGGCCTCCTCGTCGTGGACGAGGAGCAGCGCTTCGGGGTCGCCCACAAGGAGCGGGTGAAGAGTCTCGCCCTTGGGATCGACGTGCTGGCGATGACCGCGACACCGATCCCTCGCACGCTCCAGATGTCCCTGGCCGGCGTGCGCGACCTGTCGGTCATCGAGACGCCGCCGCCGGGACGCTCCGCGATCCAGACCTACCTGGTCCCGTTCCGAAAGAGCGTGATCGCCCAGGCGATCCGGCAGGAGCTGCGGCGGAACGGCCAGGTGTTCGTGGTGCACGATCGCGTCGAGACGCTCCCGGCGATGGCTCGCGCGGTGCGCGAGATGGCTCCGGAGGCGCGGCTGGTGGTGGCGCATGGACAGATGGCGGAGCGGGAGCTCGAGCGGGCGATGCTCCGGTTCGTGAGCCGCGAGGCGGACATCCTGGTCACCACCACGATCATCGAGAACGGCCTCGACATCCCCAGCGCCAACACGATCGTGGTCAATCGCGCGGACCGATTCGGCCTCGCCCAGCTCTACCAGCTCCGCGGAAGAGTCGGCCGGAGCGAGCACCACGCCTACGCCTACTTCATCATCCCCGGGCGGCACGCGCTCTCGGACACCGCGCGCAAGAGGCTCAAGGCGCTCCAGGAGTTCAGCGAGCTGGGGGCGGGGTTCCGGCTCGCCGCGGCCGACCTCGAGATCCGCGGGGCGGGGGAGTTCCTGGGATCGAGGCAGCACGGCCACATCGCCGCCCTCGGATTCGACCTGTACGCGCAGCTCCTCGAGGGAGCGGTCCGGGAGCTTCGGGGAGAGCGGATCGAGGAGCGCGTCCCCGCGAGCCTCCACCTCGGCGTGGACATCAAGGTTCCCGAGAGCTACATGCCCGACGTCGGGGATCGGCTCGTGCTCTACAAGCGGCTGGCTTCGGCGCGCGACGGCGCCGAGGTGGATCGGCTCCAGGCCGACATCGAGGACCGGTATGGGCACCTCCCACCTCCGGCGGTCAACCTGTTCGACCTCGGCCGCCTCAGGCTCGCCGCGGAGGCCGCGGGGGTCCGGAGCGTCGACGTGGCCGACGGGCGGCTCCAGATCCGCCTCCGCGAGAAGGCGACCCTGGAGCCTCGCCGCATCGTCGAGATGCTCGCCCGGGAGCGCGGCATGCTGACCCCGTCGGGGATCATGGTCCTGCCGGCTCCCGAGCGCGCGGGGGAGCGGATTCGCACGGTGCGCGAAGTTCTGGAGCGCCTGGCGGGCGAAACCGCGGCCTGA
- a CDS encoding peptidyl-prolyl cis-trans isomerase: protein MTNVWRPAPQRTAATRIPLLLVAAFLGLPGCAPAPPPDPSRKPVAILDGKALTVADLDEYLRDNLAEEGNGERSAADDLDRVKSRLYDNFIDEEVLLAEARRTGIRVTPEELRSYLESGAEGSPGASAPAEEDRKLAVRDLTIQKLREASALLRAKVAPSDVDGYLARNREALRARPQVVLRSFALASPDDAERRRRKILSMKRKLDRAAASGEDLGPDGGQLQEAPLESLPDEVRNALAKLEPGQVSPVVILEGAPYLFYYQSGPTERQDSEEVLRSRAEEALRQARVAEGSTQLLEALRRKARIELHPENLPFRYVPEDVRPSAAAGAPGPGGQH from the coding sequence GTGACGAACGTCTGGCGCCCGGCGCCGCAGAGGACGGCCGCGACGCGGATCCCGCTACTCCTCGTGGCGGCGTTCCTCGGGCTGCCGGGCTGCGCCCCTGCACCGCCGCCTGACCCGTCGCGGAAGCCGGTGGCGATCCTCGACGGCAAGGCCCTGACGGTGGCCGATCTCGACGAATATCTCAGGGACAATCTGGCCGAAGAGGGCAACGGCGAGCGTTCCGCCGCGGACGACCTGGACCGGGTCAAGAGCCGGCTCTACGACAACTTCATCGACGAGGAAGTGCTCCTGGCCGAGGCCCGCCGCACGGGGATTCGGGTAACTCCGGAGGAGCTGAGGTCGTACCTCGAATCCGGAGCCGAGGGCTCGCCCGGCGCATCGGCACCGGCGGAGGAAGACCGGAAACTGGCGGTCCGGGATCTCACGATCCAGAAGCTGCGGGAAGCGAGCGCGCTACTTCGGGCGAAGGTGGCCCCGTCCGACGTCGACGGGTACCTCGCGCGGAACCGCGAGGCTCTCCGAGCGCGGCCGCAGGTCGTGCTCCGGTCGTTCGCTCTGGCGTCCCCAGACGACGCGGAGCGCCGGCGCCGCAAGATCCTCTCCATGAAGCGCAAGCTCGACCGGGCCGCGGCGTCGGGGGAGGACCTCGGACCCGACGGAGGCCAGCTCCAGGAGGCCCCTCTAGAGTCCCTGCCCGACGAGGTCAGGAACGCCCTGGCGAAGCTCGAGCCGGGTCAGGTGAGCCCCGTGGTCATCCTGGAAGGAGCCCCGTATCTCTTCTACTACCAGTCGGGGCCGACGGAGCGCCAGGACAGCGAGGAGGTGCTTCGGTCCCGTGCCGAGGAAGCTCTTCGGCAAGCCAGGGTGGCGGAAGGGTCGACGCAGCTCCTCGAGGCGCTCAGGCGCAAGGCGAGGATCGAGCTCCACCCGGAGAACCTCCCGTTCCGGTACGTGCCGGAGGACGTGCGGCCCTCCGCTGCGGCTGGCGCTCCCGGCCCGGGCGGACAACACTGA
- a CDS encoding peptidylprolyl isomerase has protein sequence MTGPIRAGAGIFLAVLAGSLGTGIARGEVVEEIVAKVNDDIITRSDLQDSEQELLSDLYRQYTGKELDDRVKTAKAGLLINLIDRKILLHRAQRLFDMDKMGDNLLSNFREDRKIKSDDELKKMLDQDHMTIADLKKKLVEWTAPEQVLGYEVKDRVSVGDKEVEAFYTEHPEESEVPAVATLREIVLLAEGDKKQARRAEAERLRERAAAPGADFEALAREFSEAGTKASGGLIADVKKGELAAQLEQVAFTLAPGQVSQVLDTPYGFHIIKVESRAEPQKRSLEDLRANLKEKLYKARFEQAYNDFMKKARKEAEIWVSPKYQSRIAPGALEP, from the coding sequence ATGACAGGACCGATCCGGGCGGGAGCCGGAATCTTCCTTGCGGTCCTGGCGGGATCGCTCGGGACGGGCATCGCTCGCGGCGAGGTCGTCGAGGAGATCGTCGCGAAGGTCAACGACGACATCATCACCCGGTCGGACCTTCAGGACTCGGAGCAGGAGCTGCTCTCGGACCTTTACCGCCAGTACACGGGAAAGGAACTGGACGACCGGGTGAAGACGGCGAAGGCCGGGCTCCTGATCAATCTCATCGACCGGAAGATCCTCCTCCACCGCGCCCAGCGGCTCTTCGACATGGACAAGATGGGCGACAACCTCCTGTCGAACTTCCGCGAGGACCGGAAGATCAAGAGCGATGACGAGCTCAAGAAGATGCTCGACCAGGACCACATGACGATCGCCGATCTGAAGAAGAAACTCGTGGAGTGGACCGCGCCCGAGCAGGTGCTCGGGTACGAGGTGAAGGACCGCGTGTCGGTAGGGGACAAGGAAGTCGAGGCGTTCTACACGGAGCATCCCGAGGAATCCGAGGTGCCCGCCGTCGCCACGCTCAGGGAGATCGTCCTCCTGGCCGAGGGAGACAAGAAGCAGGCTCGCCGGGCTGAGGCGGAGCGGTTGCGCGAGCGCGCGGCGGCGCCCGGCGCCGACTTCGAGGCCCTCGCCAGGGAGTTCTCGGAGGCGGGAACCAAGGCGTCCGGCGGCCTGATCGCCGACGTGAAGAAAGGGGAGCTCGCCGCGCAGCTCGAACAGGTCGCGTTCACCCTGGCGCCCGGCCAGGTGAGTCAGGTCCTGGATACTCCTTACGGCTTTCACATCATCAAGGTCGAATCACGAGCTGAGCCGCAGAAGCGATCCCTCGAGGACCTCCGCGCGAATCTGAAGGAAAAGCTCTACAAGGCGAGGTTCGAGCAGGCCTACAACGACTTCATGAAGAAGGCCCGCAAGGAAGCCGAGATCTGGGTGTCGCCGAAGTACCAGAGCCGGATCGCTCCGGGAGCGCTCGAGCCGTGA